The Jiangella alba genome includes the window GGGAACCTTCCTTACGGCACCGTAACCTACGTTGCCGTAGGTCGTATAGCCCGGATCTTCCGATGTGTCCTGCTTCGCCCTGGTGGGCGCGAGATGGGTTATCCACAGGGTGGCGACCGGACGACTTGATGACTATCGGTAGCAATGTAAAGCTATAGCCATGACGATCGAACGCCTCGTGGACGACACCGAACTGGCCGCGCGCGTGCACGCCATGCGCGCCGATGGAAAGACCTACGTCGAGATCAAATCCGAGCTGGGCATCGGCGCCAGCACCATCAGTCGCATTCTCGGCGTTTACGGGAAGGGGCGGGCGCGGCCCCGGGTGACGGACGTACTGCGGGGGCGGGCGCGTGCGTTGCGTACTGACGGCCGGTCGGTGCCCGAGATCGCCGCGGAACTGGGTCTGGCCAGGAGCACGGCCTGGCTGGTCACCAAGGACATCCCGTGGACCCTGACCGAAGATCGCGCAGAGGCGCGTGCGGAGGCCTCGCGGGCCGGATGGCGACACAGGAAGGCTCAAACCGCCGCCGAGCGCGAGCGGATCACCCGCACCATCGCATCGACATTCGGCGAGTTGACCGACCGTGAACTGCTGATCGCCGGCGCCGTGGCCTACTGGGCCGAGGGCGCCAAGTCCAAGCCGTGGAATCCCGTCGAGGATCTGAGCTTCATCAACAGCGATCCGGACATGATCCGCCTCCACCTGGAGTGGCTGGCGGTGCTCGGGGTCGACCCGAAGCGGCTGCGGTTCCGGTTGTCGATCCACGAGTCCGCTGACGTGGCGGCAGCTACGGCGTACTGGGCCGACGTTGTGGGAGTGTCGAGCGAACGGTTCGCCCGAGCCACGCTCAAGAAGCACAACCCCAAGACGGTGCGCAAGAACGTCAACGAGGGCTACCGGGGCTGCTTGGTCGTGCGGGTGTCGAAGGGTGCGCCGGAGTACCGGATCATGAACGGCTGGTGGTCGGCGGTGGCCGGAGCGGTGCGATCGAGGCGATACCGTAGTGGGGTGCGGGCGGCGATGTGACAGCCGGGCGCCATTTTTCCGCCGTAGTGTAATCGGTTAGCACGGCACCCTTTGAAGGTGTTCGGTCCAGGTTCGAGTCCTGGCGGCGGAGCGTGGTTCGAATCCCGAATCGGGTCATTGATCGAGTTCTCGTCGGCGACACCGGACAGGTACCCTCGGAACCGAGCCCGCCACCGAAGCCGAGGAGCACGAACGCGTGACTACGCGCCCGGCAGCCGTCGTCGTTCTCGCCGCTGGCGAGGGCACGCGGATGAAGTCGTCCACCCCGAAGGTCCTGCACGAAGTGGCCGGCCGCAGCCTCGTCGGGCATGCCGTCGCCGCTGCGCAGGAGCTGAAGCCCGACCACCTGAGCGTGGTCATCGGGCACGGCCGTGATCTCGTCGCCGCGCATCTGGCCGAGGCCGCGCCGGGCGTCACCACCGCCGTCCAGGAGCAGCAGCTCGGCACCGGCCACGCCGTCGGCGTCGCGCTCGAGACGCTGCCCGAGCTCGACGGCGTCGTGGTGGTGACGTACGGCGACGTGCCGCTGCTGACCGGCGACACCCTGCACGAGCTGGTCGAGCAGCACGTGGCCGACGGCAACGCGGCCACCGTGCTCACCGCGCACGTCGCCGACCCCACCGGGTACGGCCGCATCGTGCGCGAGGCCGACGGCGGGGTGCGCGCCATCGTCGAGCACAAGGACGCCGACGAGGCGACGCTGGCGATCACTGAGATCAACTCCGGCATCTACGTCTTCGACGCCGCCGTGCTGCGCGCCGGGCTGGGCCGCATCACCACGCAGAACGCGCAGGGCGAGCTGTACCTCACCGACGTGCTCGGGCTGGCGCGCCAGGACGGCCGCCGCGTCGGTGCCGTCGTCACCGGCGACGCCTGGCAGACCGAGGGCGTCAACGACCGCGTCCAGCTGGCCGCCATGAACCGCGAGTTCAACCGCCGCGTCACCGAGAAGTGGATGCGCTCCGGCGTCACCATGATCGACCCCGCCACCACGTTCATCGACGTCACCGTCACGCTCGAGCGCGACGTCGTGCTGCGGCCGGGCGTGCAGTTGCGCGGGCGCACCGAGATCGCCGCCGGCGCCGAGGTCGGCCCCGACTCCACGCTCATCGACACCGTCGTCGGGCCGGGCGCCAGCGTCGTGCGGGTGCACGCCCACGGCGCGCAGATCGGCGCCGACGCCGCTGTGGGCCCGTTCACCTACCTGCGCCCGGGTGCCGTGCTGGAGGCGAAGGCGAAGGCGGGCGCGTACGTCGAGATCAAGAAGTCGACGGTCGGCCCCGGCGCCAAGGTCCCGCACCTGACCTACGTCGGCGACGCCACCATCGGCGAGGGCGCGAACATCGGCGCCGGCACGATCTTCGCCAACTACGACGGCGTCGCGAAGCACCCGACCACGGTCGGCAAGCACGTGTTCGTCGGCAGCGACTCCGTGCTCGTCGCGCCGGTCGAGCTGGCCGACGGCAGCTACGTCGCGGCCGGGTCGACGGTCGTGTCGGCGACGGAGCCGGGCGAGCTGGCCGTCGCGCGCGGCCGGCAGCGCAACATCGCGGGCTGGGTGGCGCGCAAGCGTCCCGGCACCAAGACCGCCGCCGCGGCCGAGGCCGCGGCCGGTGACACCACGGGGACGAACGAGGGGGACGAGCCGTGACGGGGATCCGCGCCACCGGCACCAAGACGCTCATGCTGTTCGGGGGCCGCGCGCACCCCGAGCTGAACGAGGAGGTCGCCGAGCACCTGGGCGTCCGCCTGGTGCCGAGCAAGACCTTCAACTTCGCCAACGGCGAGATCTACGTACGGTTCGAAGAGAGCGTGCGCGGCAGCGACGCGTTCGTCATCCAGAGCCACACCGCTCCGATCAACGAGTGGATCATGGAGCAGCTGATCATGGTCGACGCGCTCAAGCGGGCGTCGGCCAAGCAGATCACCGTGGTCATGCCGTTCTACGGGTACGCCCGGCAGGACAAGAAGCACCGCGGCCGCGAGCCCATCTCCGCCCGCCTGGTCGCCGACATGTTCAAGACCGCCGGCGCCGACCGCCTGATGGCCGTCGACCTGCACACCGCGCAGATCCAGGGCTTCTTCGACGGCCCGGTCGACCACCTGTGGGCGCTGCCGATCCTGGCCGGCCACGTGCAGGAGAACTACGCGCCCGAGAACATGACCGTGGTGTCGCCCGACGCCGGCCGGGTGCGGGTGGCCGACGTCTGGGCCGACCGCCTGGGCACGCCGCTGGCGATCATCCACAAGCGGCGCAACCCCGAGGTCGCCAACGAGGTGAAGGTGCACGAGGTCGTCGGCGACGTCGAGGGCCGCACCTGCTTGCTGGTCGACGACATGATCGACACCGCCGGCACCATCTCCCAGGCCGCCGAGGCGCTGATGGAGGCGGGCGCCGAGGGCGTCCTCGTCGCCGCCACGCACGCCGTCCTGTCCGGCCCGGCGGTCGATCGGCTCAAGAACTCGGTCGGCATCAAGGAAGTCATCGTCACCAACACGCTGCCGATCCCGCAGGAGCGCCGGTTCGACAAGCTGACGGTGCTGTCCATCGCGCCGCTGATCGCCCGGGCGATTCACGAGGTGTTCGAAGAGGGTTCGGTCACCAGCCTCTTCAACGGCAACGCGTAGCCGCCCGGGGAGGTTCGGGGCCGGTTTCACATCGGGGCTGCTCCGGGGCTAGACTTCGAGGGTTGCCTCGGCGAGGGTGCAGTTTCTGCTGCCACCGTGATCGACGCGGTGCGCAGTCGGTGCGCGCCCTTGCCCGAGCCCGACGTGCCGCTGACCGCCCACCGTGCATTCGCGAGGAGTCCTCACCGTGTCCGACGTCAAGATCGCCGCCGAGCTGCGTACCGAGTTCGGCAAGGGCGCCGCGCGCCGACTCCGCCGCGCCTCCAAGGTTCCCGCGGTCCTCTACGGTCACGGGACCGACCCCGTCCACCTGGCGCTGCCGGGCCACGACACCATGCTCGCGCTGAAGACCGCCAACGTGCTGCTCACCCTCGACATCGAGGGCCGGGGCAGCGAGCTGGCGCTGCCGAAGCACGTCCAGCGCGACCCCCTCAAGGGCTTCATC containing:
- a CDS encoding ribose-phosphate diphosphokinase; this translates as MTGIRATGTKTLMLFGGRAHPELNEEVAEHLGVRLVPSKTFNFANGEIYVRFEESVRGSDAFVIQSHTAPINEWIMEQLIMVDALKRASAKQITVVMPFYGYARQDKKHRGREPISARLVADMFKTAGADRLMAVDLHTAQIQGFFDGPVDHLWALPILAGHVQENYAPENMTVVSPDAGRVRVADVWADRLGTPLAIIHKRRNPEVANEVKVHEVVGDVEGRTCLLVDDMIDTAGTISQAAEALMEAGAEGVLVAATHAVLSGPAVDRLKNSVGIKEVIVTNTLPIPQERRFDKLTVLSIAPLIARAIHEVFEEGSVTSLFNGNA
- the glmU gene encoding bifunctional UDP-N-acetylglucosamine diphosphorylase/glucosamine-1-phosphate N-acetyltransferase GlmU, which produces MTTRPAAVVVLAAGEGTRMKSSTPKVLHEVAGRSLVGHAVAAAQELKPDHLSVVIGHGRDLVAAHLAEAAPGVTTAVQEQQLGTGHAVGVALETLPELDGVVVVTYGDVPLLTGDTLHELVEQHVADGNAATVLTAHVADPTGYGRIVREADGGVRAIVEHKDADEATLAITEINSGIYVFDAAVLRAGLGRITTQNAQGELYLTDVLGLARQDGRRVGAVVTGDAWQTEGVNDRVQLAAMNREFNRRVTEKWMRSGVTMIDPATTFIDVTVTLERDVVLRPGVQLRGRTEIAAGAEVGPDSTLIDTVVGPGASVVRVHAHGAQIGADAAVGPFTYLRPGAVLEAKAKAGAYVEIKKSTVGPGAKVPHLTYVGDATIGEGANIGAGTIFANYDGVAKHPTTVGKHVFVGSDSVLVAPVELADGSYVAAGSTVVSATEPGELAVARGRQRNIAGWVARKRPGTKTAAAAEAAAGDTTGTNEGDEP